A region of Flavobacterium indicum GPTSA100-9 = DSM 17447 DNA encodes the following proteins:
- a CDS encoding head GIN domain-containing protein: MKKKFFNFLAFSIFSICAAQTEKNVGDFTKVTAFDKIDVTLVPGTENKVLLTGANSSEVELINKNGELKVRMPLGKMLSGDDVTATVYFKKIDAVEANEGSRVVSKEAIQAIGFDIITKEGSEVNLQNLQADKLTVRTSAGSIVTVKGTVKNQDVLANSGAKYDGQDCKTQQTTVTVNAGGIAQIFATDFVDAKTRAGGTITIHGKPKQINEKKIAGGTIEQAK, from the coding sequence ATGAAAAAAAAATTTTTTAATTTTTTAGCTTTTTCCATATTTTCAATTTGTGCTGCTCAGACTGAAAAAAACGTTGGTGATTTTACTAAAGTCACTGCTTTTGATAAAATTGACGTTACCTTGGTTCCAGGAACTGAAAATAAGGTTTTGTTAACAGGTGCAAATTCAAGTGAAGTGGAATTAATCAATAAAAATGGGGAATTAAAAGTCCGTATGCCTTTGGGTAAAATGTTAAGTGGAGATGATGTCACTGCCACAGTTTATTTCAAAAAAATAGATGCTGTGGAAGCGAATGAAGGCAGTAGAGTAGTTTCTAAAGAAGCGATTCAAGCTATTGGATTTGATATTATTACTAAAGAAGGTTCAGAAGTAAATTTACAAAACTTACAAGCGGATAAATTAACAGTTAGGACCAGTGCAGGTAGTATAGTTACTGTAAAAGGTACAGTAAAAAATCAGGATGTTTTAGCTAATTCTGGTGCAAAATATGACGGACAAGATTGTAAAACCCAACAAACAACAGTGACTGTTAATGCAGGTGGTATAGCTCAAATTTTTGCAACTGATTTTGTTGATGCCAAAACACGAGCAGGTGGAACAATTACAATTCATGGTAAACCAAAACAAATTAATGAAAAGAAAATTGCTGGAGGTACCATAGAACAAGCAAAATAA
- the ybeY gene encoding rRNA maturation RNase YbeY, whose product MILFNYESDFILTNEENYSNWISRIIESEDYIIGEINYIFCDDEYLHAINVQYLNHDTLTDIISFDYTEGKVISGDIFISTERVRDNANDFNVSFDEELKRVMAHGVLHYCGYKDKSDSDAQLMRKKEEEKINLFHVEQ is encoded by the coding sequence ATGATACTATTTAATTACGAATCTGATTTTATTTTAACTAATGAGGAAAACTATAGTAATTGGATTTCTAGAATTATTGAATCTGAAGACTATATAATTGGTGAAATAAATTATATTTTTTGTGACGATGAATATTTACACGCTATTAATGTTCAATATTTAAATCACGATACTTTAACTGATATTATTAGTTTTGATTATACGGAAGGTAAAGTTATTTCTGGTGATATTTTTATTTCAACAGAACGTGTTCGAGATAACGCAAATGATTTTAATGTTTCGTTTGATGAAGAATTAAAACGTGTCATGGCACATGGTGTTTTACATTACTGTGGGTATAAAGATAAATCTGATTCAGACGCACAATTAATGCGTAAAAAAGAAGAAGAAAAAATTAACTTGTTCCACGTGGAACAATAG
- a CDS encoding OmpH family outer membrane protein: MRKFIILAVVATSLFSCQETETKKDDFKTGYIDSAVLLEKYEKFKDEGDKLKVKYEEAGRPYEAQEKQLMAERESLQRAAQANGPAWIQQNQQRLADFEKRSQAFMQAKQQALAALEEQTNKQQDSLVKDVRKYIKEYGKKEGYDYIFLTNDASNIIYAKDGYNLTDKLLKQLNEEYKSSKEKK; the protein is encoded by the coding sequence ATGAGAAAATTTATAATTTTAGCTGTAGTAGCAACTTCTTTATTTTCATGTCAAGAAACAGAAACAAAAAAAGACGATTTTAAAACAGGATATATCGATTCAGCAGTACTTTTAGAAAAGTATGAGAAATTTAAAGATGAAGGAGATAAATTAAAAGTAAAGTATGAAGAAGCAGGAAGACCGTATGAAGCACAAGAAAAACAGTTAATGGCTGAAAGAGAAAGTTTGCAACGTGCGGCACAAGCCAATGGTCCAGCTTGGATTCAACAAAACCAACAACGTTTGGCTGATTTCGAAAAAAGATCTCAAGCTTTTATGCAAGCGAAACAACAGGCTTTAGCTGCTTTAGAAGAGCAAACTAATAAACAACAAGATTCATTAGTAAAAGATGTTAGAAAATACATCAAAGAATATGGGAAAAAAGAAGGATATGATTATATTTTCTTGACAAACGATGCTTCAAACATTATTTATGCTAAAGACGGTTACAATTTAACAGATAAATTGTTAAAACAATTAAACGAAGAATACAAATCTTCAAAAGAGAAAAAATAA
- a CDS encoding glutamine--tRNA ligase/YqeY domain fusion protein has protein sequence MSTEEKSLNFIEQIIEEDLKNGLSNDKLRFRFPPEPNGYLHVGHASAICLNFGLGLDYKAPVNLRFDDTNPSKEEQEYVDAIKRDVAWLGYQWDKECYASDYFQQLYDWAVELIKKGKAYVDNQSSEEMAKQKGTPTQPGTNSPNRDRSVEENLDLFTRMKNGEFPNGSYILRAKIDMASPNMLMRDPIIYRIMHEHHHRTGNDWCIYPMYDWAHGESDYLEQISHSFCTLEFLPHRELYDWFLDQIYDSSKVRPKQREFARRNLSHTVVSKRKLLQLVEEKHVTGWDDPRMSTISGMRRRGYTPAAIRNFAHTIGIAKRTNLIDVSLLEFCVREDLNKIAPRVMAVLDPVKLVITNYPEGKEEWLEAENNPEEEVLTFREVPFSRELYIEREDFQEEAHKKFFRLTLGTEVRLKNAYIIKGESVVKDENGKITEIHCTYDVDSKSGSGTEASKRKVKGTIHWVSIQHAKEAEVRVYDRLFTHEMPDGNKEVDFKEYINPNSLQVITGYVEPSLTSAKELDHFQFQRLGYFCVDRDSTAEKLVFNKTVGLRDTWAKVSEQ, from the coding sequence ATGTCTACAGAAGAAAAATCACTGAATTTTATAGAACAAATCATTGAAGAAGATTTAAAAAATGGTTTGTCAAATGATAAGTTACGTTTTCGTTTTCCACCAGAACCTAATGGGTATTTACATGTGGGTCATGCCAGTGCAATTTGTCTTAATTTTGGTTTAGGATTAGATTATAAAGCACCGGTAAATCTTCGTTTTGATGATACCAATCCTTCTAAAGAAGAACAAGAATATGTAGATGCGATTAAGCGCGATGTAGCATGGTTAGGTTATCAATGGGATAAAGAATGTTATGCTTCAGATTATTTCCAACAATTATATGATTGGGCAGTAGAATTGATTAAAAAAGGTAAAGCTTACGTAGACAATCAATCTTCTGAAGAAATGGCGAAACAAAAAGGAACGCCAACGCAACCAGGTACTAATAGTCCAAATAGAGACCGTTCAGTGGAAGAAAACTTAGATTTATTTACTCGTATGAAAAATGGTGAATTTCCTAACGGAAGTTACATTTTACGTGCTAAAATAGATATGGCTTCACCCAATATGTTGATGCGTGATCCGATTATTTATCGTATTATGCACGAACATCATCATAGAACTGGAAATGATTGGTGCATTTATCCTATGTACGATTGGGCACATGGTGAAAGCGATTATTTAGAACAAATTTCACATTCTTTTTGTACGTTAGAATTCTTACCTCATAGAGAATTATACGATTGGTTTTTAGACCAAATTTACGACAGTTCTAAAGTAAGACCGAAACAACGCGAATTTGCTCGTAGAAATTTATCACATACGGTAGTTTCTAAACGAAAATTATTGCAATTGGTTGAAGAAAAGCATGTTACAGGATGGGACGATCCACGTATGAGTACGATTTCAGGTATGCGTAGACGCGGCTATACACCTGCTGCCATTCGTAATTTTGCTCATACAATTGGAATTGCTAAACGTACCAATTTAATTGATGTTTCGTTATTAGAATTTTGTGTACGTGAAGATTTAAATAAAATTGCACCTCGTGTAATGGCGGTTTTAGATCCAGTTAAATTAGTAATTACGAATTATCCTGAAGGTAAAGAAGAATGGTTAGAGGCAGAAAATAATCCAGAAGAAGAAGTATTAACTTTTAGAGAAGTACCTTTTTCTAGAGAATTATATATCGAAAGAGAAGACTTCCAAGAAGAAGCACATAAGAAATTTTTCCGTTTAACCTTAGGTACAGAAGTACGTTTAAAAAATGCGTATATCATTAAAGGTGAGTCGGTTGTAAAAGATGAAAACGGTAAAATTACCGAAATTCATTGTACGTATGATGTAGATTCTAAATCAGGAAGTGGTACCGAAGCGAGTAAACGTAAGGTTAAAGGAACCATTCACTGGGTTTCTATTCAACATGCAAAAGAAGCTGAAGTACGTGTGTATGACCGTTTATTTACACATGAAATGCCGGATGGAAATAAAGAGGTTGATTTTAAAGAATACATCAATCCTAACTCTTTGCAAGTTATAACAGGTTATGTAGAACCAAGTTTAACTTCTGCTAAAGAATTGGATCATTTCCAATTTCAGCGTTTAGGATATTTTTGTGTAGATCGAGATTCCACAGCAGAAAAATTAGTTTTCAATAAAACAGTTGGACTAAGAGATACTTGGGCAAAAGTTTCAGAACAATAA
- the gltX gene encoding glutamate--tRNA ligase, producing MSRPVRVRFAPSPTGPLHIGGVRTALFNYLFAKKHNGVFYLRIEDTDQTRFVPGAEAYIFEALEWLGIAPDETVGKNEKFGPYRQSERKAMYKQYADELIEKGWAYYAFDTAEKLDELRKKAESEGKTFIYNHTVREQLDNSLTVSREKIEERIANGEHFVVRFKTPVNELLELQDIIRGTIKFDTNLLDDKVLFKSDGMPTYHLANIVDDHLMETSHVIRGEEWLPSLPLHHLLYKAFEWEAPEFAHLPLILKPIGNGKLSKRDGDKMGFPVFPLEWKTEEGTSMGYRENGFFPEAVVNFLALLGWNDGTEQEIFSLEELVQKFDLGRIHKAGAKFDPEKNKWFNHQYLQKQSDENLAASFKKIVEKKGISTALDLTKVVSLIKERAHFVNEFWDLSDYFFEAPTSYDEKATKNWKEETPSLMQQVISELEKIEDFTSVNIETLLKEWMTTNEIGMGKVMQPLRLSLVGALKGPHLFDIIEMIGKAETIKRIEKAIATL from the coding sequence ATGTCAAGACCCGTTAGAGTTCGATTTGCACCCAGTCCAACAGGACCTTTGCACATAGGAGGTGTACGAACAGCCTTATTCAATTATTTATTTGCAAAAAAACATAATGGTGTATTTTACTTAAGAATAGAAGATACCGATCAAACTCGATTTGTTCCAGGTGCAGAAGCTTATATATTTGAAGCTTTAGAATGGTTAGGAATTGCTCCTGATGAGACCGTAGGAAAGAATGAAAAATTTGGACCTTACCGACAAAGTGAACGTAAAGCTATGTATAAACAATATGCTGATGAATTAATTGAAAAAGGTTGGGCTTATTACGCATTTGACACAGCGGAGAAATTAGATGAATTAAGAAAAAAAGCCGAATCCGAAGGAAAAACATTTATCTATAATCATACGGTAAGAGAACAATTAGATAATTCCTTAACAGTTTCACGTGAAAAAATAGAAGAGCGTATTGCCAATGGTGAACATTTTGTTGTACGATTTAAAACTCCAGTAAATGAACTATTAGAATTACAAGACATTATACGTGGAACCATAAAATTTGACACGAATTTATTAGATGATAAAGTATTATTCAAATCAGATGGGATGCCAACGTACCATTTAGCGAATATAGTAGATGATCATTTAATGGAAACATCGCATGTAATACGTGGGGAAGAATGGTTACCTAGTTTACCTTTACACCATTTATTATATAAAGCATTTGAATGGGAAGCACCTGAATTTGCACATTTACCTTTAATTTTAAAACCAATTGGTAATGGAAAATTATCAAAACGTGATGGTGATAAAATGGGATTCCCTGTATTTCCATTAGAGTGGAAAACAGAAGAAGGTACATCGATGGGGTATAGAGAAAATGGTTTCTTCCCAGAAGCGGTAGTAAACTTTTTAGCCTTATTAGGTTGGAACGACGGAACGGAACAAGAAATATTCTCATTAGAAGAATTGGTACAAAAATTCGATTTAGGAAGAATTCATAAAGCAGGAGCGAAGTTTGACCCAGAGAAAAACAAATGGTTCAATCATCAATATTTACAAAAACAATCGGATGAAAATTTAGCAGCAAGCTTTAAAAAAATAGTAGAAAAGAAAGGAATCTCAACTGCTCTTGATTTAACAAAAGTGGTTTCTTTGATTAAAGAAAGAGCACATTTCGTAAATGAATTTTGGGATTTATCCGACTATTTCTTTGAAGCGCCAACATCTTACGATGAAAAAGCGACTAAAAACTGGAAAGAAGAAACGCCAAGTTTAATGCAACAAGTGATTTCAGAATTAGAAAAGATTGAAGATTTTACTTCTGTAAATATTGAAACACTTTTAAAAGAATGGATGACGACGAATGAAATTGGAATGGGTAAAGTAATGCAACCGTTACGTTTAAGCTTAGTAGGAGCTTTAAAAGGACCACACTTGTTTGATATTATTGAAATGATAGGAAAAGCCGAAACAATAAAACGAATTGAGAAAGCTATAGCTACATTATAA
- a CDS encoding SPFH domain-containing protein: MEFISIPFIIFGLVIFFSAFFTVKQQTSVVIERFGKFTSIRNSGLQMKVPIIDRVAGRVNLRIQQLDVIIETQTKDNVFVKMKVSVQFKVIQEKVYEAFYKLEYPHDQITAYVFDVVRAEVPKLILDDVFVRKDDIAIAVKRELNEAMTTYGYDIINTLVTDIDPDIQVKNAMNRINAAEREKVAAEYESEAQRIRIVAKAKAEAESKRLQGQGIADQRREIARGLVESVNQLNEVGINSQEASALIVVTQHYDTLHAIGADTHSNLILLPNSPQAATDMLNNMVASFAASNQIGEAMKTTKPKPKDKHLGSGNDVPPAQG, encoded by the coding sequence ATGGAATTTATTTCAATACCATTCATCATTTTTGGATTGGTTATTTTTTTCTCTGCTTTTTTCACAGTAAAACAGCAAACTTCTGTCGTAATTGAACGATTTGGAAAATTCACAAGTATTAGAAACTCGGGTTTACAAATGAAAGTACCCATTATTGATCGAGTAGCCGGACGTGTAAATTTAAGAATACAACAATTAGATGTAATCATTGAAACACAAACGAAGGATAATGTGTTTGTTAAAATGAAAGTATCAGTACAATTTAAAGTAATACAAGAAAAAGTGTATGAAGCTTTTTATAAATTAGAATATCCGCACGATCAAATTACTGCTTATGTATTTGATGTGGTACGTGCGGAAGTTCCAAAATTAATCTTAGACGACGTTTTTGTTAGAAAAGACGATATTGCAATTGCAGTAAAACGTGAATTAAACGAAGCGATGACGACTTATGGTTACGACATCATCAATACATTAGTGACCGATATTGATCCGGATATTCAGGTTAAGAATGCTATGAACCGTATTAATGCTGCGGAACGTGAAAAAGTAGCTGCTGAATATGAATCAGAAGCACAACGTATTCGTATTGTAGCTAAAGCTAAAGCAGAAGCAGAAAGTAAACGTCTTCAAGGTCAAGGTATTGCAGATCAAAGAAGAGAAATTGCTAGAGGATTAGTAGAATCGGTAAATCAATTGAATGAAGTGGGAATCAATTCACAAGAAGCCAGTGCTTTAATTGTGGTAACCCAACATTATGATACGTTACATGCTATTGGTGCCGATACCCATTCTAATTTAATATTGTTACCAAATTCACCACAAGCTGCAACCGATATGTTGAACAATATGGTAGCGAGTTTTGCGGCGAGTAACCAAATTGGTGAAGCAATGAAAACCACTAAACCAAAACCGAAAGATAAACATTTAGGAAGTGGGAATGATGTTCCACCTGCACAAGGGTAA
- the folB gene encoding dihydroneopterin aldolase, translating to MGIIKLTNIRTFSYHGCLEEEAKIGSNYRVDLTIKTNLKPSSQTDELTDTVDYVDLNRIVTEEMAIRAKLLEHVAKRIIDRILNELFMVTQVRVEVTKLNPPIGGDVEGVTIIMKKKR from the coding sequence ATGGGAATAATAAAATTAACCAACATTCGTACGTTTTCTTATCACGGATGTTTAGAAGAAGAAGCAAAAATTGGTAGTAATTATCGCGTGGATTTAACGATAAAAACGAATTTGAAACCATCTTCTCAAACCGATGAATTGACAGACACGGTTGATTATGTAGATTTAAACCGAATTGTTACAGAAGAAATGGCAATACGTGCTAAATTATTAGAACATGTAGCTAAAAGAATCATCGATCGAATTTTAAATGAATTATTTATGGTGACTCAGGTTAGGGTAGAAGTAACCAAATTGAATCCGCCTATTGGTGGTGATGTTGAGGGAGTTACTATTATAATGAAGAAAAAAAGATAG
- a CDS encoding LysE family translocator — MIQDILTALPWGFLLAISIGPGFFVLLETSITKGFKAAIFLDFGIVFSDIIFILIAYFASNQILAQFKDNPNLFIIGGLIMGIYGLVSFIQLKKKFVIEEEKDVDDIPKNNYLGLFFKGFFLNVINIGILGFWMMVIITQGPILKMVPFRIFTFFAATLLFYLGFDVVKILLAKQLKHRLTPTNIYKIKRIISFVLVIFGVFFILQGLFPGMKEKVTDRIEHSAD; from the coding sequence ATGATTCAAGACATTTTAACTGCCTTGCCATGGGGTTTTCTATTGGCTATTTCTATTGGTCCAGGATTTTTTGTTCTTTTAGAAACAAGTATTACTAAAGGTTTTAAAGCAGCAATTTTTTTGGATTTTGGAATAGTGTTTAGTGATATTATCTTTATTTTAATAGCTTATTTTGCTTCTAATCAAATATTAGCACAATTTAAAGATAATCCTAATTTATTTATTATTGGCGGACTTATAATGGGTATTTATGGTTTAGTATCATTTATTCAATTAAAAAAGAAGTTTGTTATTGAAGAAGAAAAAGATGTTGATGATATTCCTAAAAATAACTACTTAGGTTTATTTTTTAAAGGGTTCTTTTTAAATGTAATTAATATTGGAATATTAGGTTTTTGGATGATGGTAATTATTACACAAGGTCCAATTTTAAAGATGGTTCCTTTTAGAATTTTTACTTTTTTTGCTGCAACTTTATTATTTTATTTAGGTTTTGATGTGGTTAAAATTTTATTAGCTAAACAATTAAAACACCGTTTAACTCCCACTAATATTTATAAAATTAAACGTATTATCAGTTTTGTATTAGTTATTTTTGGTGTTTTCTTCATTTTACAAGGTCTTTTTCCTGGAATGAAAGAAAAAGTTACTGATCGAATTGAACATTCTGCTGATTAG
- the mnmG gene encoding tRNA uridine-5-carboxymethylaminomethyl(34) synthesis enzyme MnmG — protein sequence MSLFQNTYDVIVVGGGHAGCEAAAAAANMGCSTLLVTMNLQNIAQMSCNPAMGGIAKGQIVREIDALGGYSGIVSDKTAIQFKMLNLSKGPAMWSPRCQSDRMRFAEEWRLMLEGTPNLDFYQEMVSGIITEGNRIVGVRTSLGVEIKAKTVVLTNGTFLNGLIHIGEKQFGGGRAGESASFGITEDLQALGFESGRMKTGTPPRVDGRSLDFSKMTEQPGDVNPSKFSYSDVTQPLKHQRSCYMSYTSEVVHDLLREGFDRSPMFNGRIKSIGPRYCPSIEDKINRFADKDRHQLFVEPEGWNTVEFYINGFSTSLPEDVQFRALRSVPGFENVKFFRPGYAIEYDYFPPTQLKHTLETKLIDGLFFAGQINGTTGYEEAASQGLMAGINAALKVKEQDPFILKRDEAYIGVLIDDLITKGTEEPYRMFTSRAEYRTLLRQDNADLRLTPKGFAIGLAKEDRLRRMEYKRDASDAFLTFFKETSLKPDEANPVLVEKGSSPMSQPDKMYKVFSRPQLDLEDFIKFEKVANYIQEHNLDSEIIEQAEIQVKYAGYIEKEKNHADKVNRLEDVMIPSNFDFDKIKSISIEARQKLNKIRPTTIAQASRISGVSPSDISVLLIYMGR from the coding sequence ATGAGTTTATTTCAAAATACATATGATGTTATTGTAGTGGGTGGTGGCCATGCTGGTTGTGAGGCTGCTGCTGCTGCTGCTAATATGGGTTGTTCAACCCTTTTGGTTACCATGAATCTTCAGAATATTGCTCAAATGTCTTGCAACCCAGCCATGGGTGGTATTGCAAAAGGGCAAATCGTTCGAGAAATTGATGCGTTGGGTGGTTATTCTGGAATTGTTTCTGATAAAACAGCCATTCAATTTAAAATGTTGAATCTTTCCAAAGGTCCTGCAATGTGGTCTCCTCGTTGTCAGAGTGACCGTATGCGTTTTGCAGAAGAATGGCGTTTGATGTTAGAAGGTACTCCTAATTTAGATTTTTATCAAGAGATGGTTTCTGGTATCATAACCGAAGGAAATCGTATTGTTGGAGTTCGTACTTCTTTAGGTGTGGAAATAAAAGCTAAAACGGTTGTTTTGACTAATGGTACTTTTTTAAATGGTTTAATTCATATTGGTGAAAAACAATTTGGTGGTGGCCGTGCTGGTGAAAGCGCTTCTTTCGGAATTACAGAAGATTTACAAGCTTTAGGTTTTGAATCGGGAAGAATGAAAACAGGAACGCCTCCTCGTGTGGATGGTCGTTCTTTAGATTTTTCAAAAATGACAGAGCAACCTGGTGATGTGAATCCTTCTAAATTTTCCTATTCAGATGTGACACAACCATTAAAACACCAACGTTCTTGTTACATGTCTTATACTTCTGAAGTAGTACATGATTTATTACGAGAAGGTTTTGATCGTAGTCCTATGTTTAATGGAAGAATAAAAAGTATAGGTCCACGTTATTGCCCGTCTATTGAAGATAAAATTAATCGTTTTGCAGATAAAGACAGACATCAGTTGTTTGTAGAACCAGAAGGTTGGAATACGGTTGAGTTTTATATTAATGGTTTTTCTACTTCATTACCAGAAGATGTTCAGTTTAGAGCTCTACGTTCTGTGCCTGGTTTTGAAAATGTAAAATTCTTTAGGCCGGGTTATGCTATTGAATACGATTACTTCCCTCCTACACAATTAAAACATACCTTAGAAACTAAATTAATTGATGGTTTATTTTTTGCTGGACAAATTAATGGAACTACGGGATATGAAGAAGCGGCTTCACAAGGATTAATGGCGGGTATTAATGCAGCTTTAAAAGTTAAAGAACAAGACCCGTTTATTTTAAAACGTGACGAGGCCTACATTGGAGTTTTAATTGATGATTTAATTACTAAGGGAACGGAAGAGCCGTATCGTATGTTTACTTCACGTGCAGAATATAGAACACTTTTACGTCAGGATAATGCAGATTTACGATTAACACCAAAAGGATTTGCAATAGGTTTAGCCAAAGAAGATCGTTTACGTAGAATGGAATATAAACGTGATGCCTCTGATGCTTTCTTAACCTTTTTTAAAGAAACAAGTTTAAAACCTGATGAAGCCAATCCTGTTTTAGTAGAAAAAGGATCATCACCTATGTCGCAACCCGACAAAATGTATAAGGTGTTTTCTCGTCCGCAATTAGATTTAGAAGATTTTATAAAATTTGAAAAAGTGGCCAATTATATTCAAGAGCATAATTTAGATTCTGAAATTATTGAGCAAGCCGAGATTCAAGTTAAGTATGCGGGTTATATAGAAAAAGAAAAAAATCATGCAGATAAAGTCAATCGATTAGAAGATGTAATGATTCCTTCTAATTTTGATTTTGATAAAATAAAGTCAATTTCTATTGAAGCACGACAAAAACTAAATAAAATTCGTCCCACAACAATTGCACAGGCTTCTCGTATTAGTGGCGTGTCTCCTAGTGACATTTCTGTGCTTTTAATTTATATGGGTAGATAA
- a CDS encoding class I SAM-dependent methyltransferase, whose translation MQFSEENQYLLVKDYSVSKETFSLLYNKEYDLLKTYPTPSLDVLGKYYESEDYISHTDSKRTLFEKLYHFVKVRAIKSKVALITKENSSKGNLLDIGAGTGDFLTEAKNQGWTTLGYEPNASAKTLAENKGVVFTDDIFVLPNASFDVITMWHVLEHVPNLEEYIANLKRLLKPGGTIIIAVPNYKSFDAQYYGRFWAAYDVPRHLWHFSKTSIQRLFSDHDLKLFHVKPMWFDSFYVSMLSEKYKTGKMSLIKGGFIGLRSNVSGIFKKEFSSHIYIIKNN comes from the coding sequence ATGCAGTTTTCAGAAGAAAATCAATATTTATTAGTTAAAGATTATTCGGTTTCTAAAGAAACCTTTTCTTTATTATACAATAAAGAATACGATTTATTAAAAACCTACCCTACGCCCTCTTTAGATGTTTTGGGTAAATATTACGAAAGTGAGGATTATATATCTCATACGGATAGTAAACGTACTTTGTTTGAAAAATTATATCATTTTGTGAAAGTTAGAGCCATTAAAAGTAAAGTAGCTTTAATTACAAAAGAAAATTCATCAAAAGGAAATTTACTGGATATAGGTGCAGGAACAGGTGATTTTTTAACAGAAGCTAAAAACCAAGGTTGGACCACTTTAGGTTATGAACCCAATGCTTCTGCTAAAACGCTTGCTGAAAATAAAGGCGTTGTTTTTACTGATGATATTTTTGTGTTACCTAATGCAAGCTTTGATGTAATTACAATGTGGCATGTATTAGAACATGTACCCAATTTAGAGGAATACATCGCCAATTTAAAAAGATTGCTGAAACCTGGCGGTACAATTATTATTGCTGTTCCAAATTATAAATCTTTTGATGCGCAGTACTACGGTCGTTTTTGGGCTGCTTATGATGTGCCTCGCCATTTATGGCATTTTTCTAAAACAAGTATACAAAGACTTTTTTCTGATCACGATTTAAAATTGTTTCACGTGAAACCTATGTGGTTTGATAGTTTTTATGTGAGTATGCTTTCAGAAAAATATAAAACAGGAAAAATGAGTTTGATTAAAGGAGGTTTCATTGGTTTACGCTCAAATGTGTCTGGAATCTTTAAAAAAGAGTTTTCATCGCACATTTACATCATTAAAAACAACTAA